tggtaattaatcaCCGCAAGAGACCAAATTCTGATTAATCTGTGGAGATGCATGGGAGACGGTGGCCCTCATGCCAACACAGTAAACCACTGTCCATTTTCCTTTCCCCTCCTCCATATATTACTGCAATAATTGAGCTCAAAATAATCCTAGTTCACAATTCTGAATACATAGCCACTAGCCTTTCTGGGCACCATACATCTTTGTGAGGATGGCAACAGTGCTCCAGGGTGACAAGATGCATCCACACACTGATGAAACCAGATGGATCATATGCATGCACAGCACAGACACATCATGGCATCTGATCTCCCAACATCAGATCTCATGGAGGGCTCAGGAGAGACTGTTCAGTGGTAAGATTCAGGGCCATGTCAGTAGTGTTGCCCAACACCACACACAAAGCCACACACCCACAACACAGCAATACAGACTACACAGAGGGGGGCAGTGAAAAGAACAATCAATGGGAAGGGCATGCAGGCCATGGCCATTTAAGGAAGCCTCCTTGACCTAGCTACCTCACCACCAGGCCAGAGGCAGCCATGGCCGGCCATGGTGGTGCATCATCTTGTTCAGGAATTCAGGTCCCATCAGTACTGGACGGCCTATCTTGCTTGCCCACTGGGTAGAGCTGCACTATGATTGGGCTCGCACTTCTCTCTCGTCACCTACACCTTGCCTCTGTCTTTCTCTCTCGCAGGGTCGCAGCACAGGATGGGGAAGACAAGTACTGCTGCTGTGATTGTGtctcaaagaaaagaaaagtgcTGCTGTGATTTGAGGTTTCATGCTGTTTTGCAGCGCCTTTTTTCTCTCACCACCAAAAGAACTACTCATTGCAAACCCCTCAGGAACACCTTTATTCAGGCTTCACCAGGCCAACATGCATTGCCatcagtttttgttttcagaaaagctgctttcttctctctctatttcttgttcttttttacttGAAAAAACTTGTACTGAAACCATATCGATCAGAAAATAGGGGAAATCAGCAAAGGATGAATGCAAACCTGTGGTTTCAAAAGATATTTGAGGATAACAAGGAAAATGTAAGAAAGCTACAAGTATTAGTTTATGCATCAGTCAGACCAGGCATAAGTGCATGCATATCATATTGTCATcagcaaaagaaacaaagaaggaAACCACAAGGATGCACTTACATACAGTACAGTCAAGCGACCACTAAAAAATTCTGAAGCATCTCCCAAAAGGAATTATTGATGAACGTACGTACCAGTTAACTTTCTGGGGAAAGCATCTCCGAAAGGTGGCACagagaaatggaaaaaagTTAGCAAGGAAAGGCAGTTATCTCTGACAAACTGTATATGGGCTCAAACAAAGGCATAGTAATTAAGAAACTAAACCACATGAGACTGAATCTTGTTAGCATATATAAAAGAAATCAATGACTATTTCTTAGATAATGTAGGCGTCTGATACATACACGTACATATACCTTCTCAGAATGCAGAATTCTCTTCAAACACCATGCATCTACAAATCTGCACGATGTTGATGATTGCATCCTCCGATCCATACCAATTAAGCTGCCCAATTGGTCTCTCTCTGCAATTTCCCACAGCTTTATTGAACAGCACTCTTGCAGTTAAGCATAAGCTAAGTAGCATCCATTGCAGATGCAGTTCAAGAAAGCTGTGGAAGATAGCAAAGagggccatgcatgcatccaataATTGCCGAAAGGGAGAGAGGCTAGGGTTCTACACTTGTTTGAAACTCCATATGGtggaagaaaaatgaagactgCAAGGAGCTTGGCAGGTGTGCTTCAGTTGAGGGCATGTGTGAGTGGGTGAAGGAGAGGGGAACCTTAGGGTTATTTATACCAGCAGGATgaggaagggagagagatGATGGGGTTGGTGTGAGAGGGTTAAGGACCCAATCCCAAGAAGAATATAGAGCCTGAAACACTACTCCAATACTCCAagcctctctctttctctctctcctctgtgaggagggaggaaggagactTTTTGGGCagaacaatgcaactaatccAAGGGAGGGTGTAGATGAGAGAGGGGACAAGGGCCAAATACTTTAATGTGACACTTGGAGCAGATGGCAGCCACTGGCTTAGCTTCTAGCTTAGCTAGGAAAACCGGGCAGTGCTGGCTTTTGTATTCTTTCTCTTGGTGGCTTTGAGGTGGGTGCAATCGTGCAAGCAGCACAGGAGCATGCTTGCTGAAAGCAGGGGAAAGATGGAGTTTTTCTGCATTTCTAGTAGTGAGCAACTGAGCacagcttaattaattaacacgGAAATTGTTAATTAAGTTGGGGAACAGTACATACATTGCCCGGGTTCCACTTACAGCCTAGTGCCGTAGGAACACACACTTCAGAAAATTTAGAGAAGTTTGTTATTACAAACTGTTATCTGGATCGCCAACTGACAGGCCAAACCAACAACTAAGTTTTAGTCGAGCAAACTTTCGAGGTGGAGAGATCATATGTCAGCCAACCGAAATGGCTGGAATTGCCAAAATATCGGTACTTTTGGAAACTATTTCGGATTTAGGTATCTAAAGTTTCATCAAAATTTAAccattttttgtcaaaattacAGTGAAACATAATTTTTCTAGCACAAGTTAGGGATTGATTTCTTAgaccctgtttgtttgggcttccagcaatctcaaaagcttttttagctgagaagcacgtccggaggtgcttctcGGCTTCTTGTGTAAAcaggagaagtgcttttgagattgctagaagtaccaaaagctgaagcagaagcccaaacaaacaaaacctTAGCTCTcagtcaaaaaagaaaaatggcatACTAGATTATAGTTGGAAGTGAGTTTACAGAAACTATTTTGTGTTGGACTCAAATTATAGTCATTTTAACGGTTGATCTTGGCTTCCTAGGTGTCTAAACGATCTAGAAAAGGCGTATGGATAtaataaaaaacaaacatttgcaaaataaaaagatgaTTGGAAACTTGGGAAATGCACAAATTATTCATGAACATCCTTGTTTGTCGGGCTGCAAGAAAACCACGGGAAAAACAACGCCCTTCCAATATGTGAATTCCAGAAATACGATGTTAAATTTATATGAAATCTTTGAAAAGCTTCATTGTTCCGGGTTGCACTATAGTACTAATTCTcgtatatttttttcttgtagtGAAAGCTCTCATCATAGGAGCGATCGAAGCTGGCTGAGGAGACCAATGCTGACACCCCTGAAGAGATCCTACTAGCGTAGCACAACGAGGGTGACATTTCGAAAATGATGTGTGTGGGTGACACCTGAGCTAATTAACCGGCCGGTACAGAGAAATACTACTACTGAGAAAGTTAATCTAAGCTaaggtagctagctagctcctacTCCAGCTAGCATGCGCGCCCTCGCGCAAAGGTCAAAACGATCGGCCTGCCATGAACAGAGTCCTGCCTGCCGTCTTGTTCCTAGCTTCTTGATGCTACTACTATCTACTCCTACGTGCCTCAAAAGGATTTCAAAGAAGAAGACCGATGCTTCCTTCCTTCATTCAGCACTGACACCTGCTTCTGCTGCCATGGAGTAGTACTGCCGCATCAGCTGCCTTCAAGAATCAAAGATCAGTTTAATTAATTCCCTTTCCCCAGGTAGTAGGTCTGAGTCGCTTAGAGTACCTGTTAGCTACTGTTACCAGCTTAAAATTAAGTAGCACCCCGTAATTCCCTTTCCTGTGCTCCGATCAACTCGAACATTTCGTTCCAGACATTTCAAAAGCAAGTTCGGGCCAGAAAATGCGAGATTCAGAACGCAGATGATCAGCAGTGCTCTCGTAGAAGCAGAGACGAACGAGAACGGCCTCCCAGGGTGTCAAAATTCCTCCAAGAAAAACATGACACTTTGGAGTGGAGCAAAAGCGAGATTTGTGTGGCGTAAAGCTAGTTTGGCGGTGGCAGAACGGTGTCAGAGCAGGAAGGAAGAAAGCCAGCCTCGGCAGGAGCCACGAAACCCGTCCCGGATCAGCCGGCGCCCATGGGCTCTCTCCCCGCGAAACGAAACGACTAGATTTGTGGCTCCGAGGCATCCCGGATTGCCAGGGGCCTGACTAATTGGCGTCGTCTCGAAGCAAATTGACCTGTCAGAATGTCGGGCGCACGGATCGCACTGCTGCAGCTGTCGCAAAAAAATGACCTCGTCAACGATCCGTCTCGCCGATTATTTACTGATGAATAAACCCTTTTGGCCTAAACGCACGTTAATAATCAGGTTTCAGGAAGCTTACGTTACGTTGCGGTCACTCTCGTCTGGGATAGGAATAGGAATCCCGTCGATTCCAATTTAAGCTCCAAGGCCTACTCGAGTCTCAGGCCTACTCAGGGTTTTACTGCCTTCCGTCCGTCGACCTCTTGTGTTGAAGCAGCAACGCGGCGTGGGTGAGAGGAGCGTGGTCGGCGGTGGCCGCAATTGTCAAAGTGACGCGATTTGCCGACGGAATCTCGGCTGACACACACGCGCACGGGGCATGGAATCCTGGACGGATGTTGTCACGCATCAGGGGCAGGTATATAGGAAGCTATACtggctatagctagctaggccggCAGCGTCCCTTGCTCTACCTACCAGGCTACCAGGCTGCAAGCAACGGCACCCACCGCGCCCGAGTGACCTGACCGCCTGTCGCGGCCACACGAGGAAGGTCATGTTACACGGCCGGCCACCGCAGAAATCGTTTGCTTGCAGCATCTCTCTCGATCGGCGGAAATCAGGGCCGTGTTAGAATGGGACGAAGTAGAAACAGACAGAAAATGAAGAAGGGAGAGATAACCCTTTGGAACCCCACGGCTTCGAGACAGACCGGCCAGATGAGGTAGGGAGCATGGCACGAGAGAAGGTTGTCTCTGCTCTCAATGTCTCGCACATCAACAATTCACAATTCAACCAGATTCCTTGGTAAACTCCCGAGTTGGTACTGACCACAATATCTACTTCGCCAGAAAATCAGAGCAGCGTCTAGCGGAGGTTTCATTAGACATCGAGCATACTGCTAATCAGTTCCGGAGGCAACGCTCGCCGTATTTCAGGCTGCTAATACAGCACAAGGCACAGCCCTCTGCAGAGGTCACTCGTAGTATACAGCAATCACAGCCATTTAAGGATTCAGTAAGGCCACGGAAACAGTTCTTGGATAACAAATACCAGATCCTACATGCTCAGCTCTCAGGCCAGCCAAGAATTCTTacagaacaaaaataaaatggttGATAATGAGCTCTTGATTATCTAGCACATGTGCCAAAAAGGTTCAGGCGTTGCACATTACAGCCGGTGTTATTTGGAACAAATGTGAGAGATGGTAAGCTCTACTAATAGAGAACAGGGTTCAGAGACGGTCAGCAAAATCAACACGTCTTTCAGGGTAATCTAAAacaaatactcactccgtcctaTATTAATTGActttatattacatgtatccagatgctttttaggcatagatacatccatatttgggcaaattcaTGTCAATTAATTTGGGAGTGAGATAGTAAGCTCTAAAACAGTTAACAGTTTTATGTGTTGGAACATGCGCGAAAAAAGGTTCCGCGGCTGAGCATTCCAACAATCCAGCCAGTAGTTTTCATTAGAAGTTAGAAGAAATATGAGATGGCCAGTAAGCTCTAGTAATAGCAGGGTACAGAGACGTTCAGCAGAACAAAGACATCTTTCCTCAAGGAATAATTTTAACTTTCTGGGCAACAGGGATCTCTATCCTACATCTGCCATCCAATTCTAAATCAAACAGATAGTATGATCTGATAAATCACAAAATGACACATATCGATTAGAAGGCACTGACATTTGACTATCCATGCGCTACAATTATAAAATCCAATTTCACATTGGATAACCGGAGGACAGTTTCTAGTTTCAGGAACTAGGTCTAGGATTCACAGCTCCAATCAAAGAAATACCTGGCCTAGGTCAACATTAGTCCACTACTACTAAGACCAGCTCTACAAAAATGGGACTAAGCATGATTGATCAGGTGTTGACTTGAACAATCTCTAGAATGGGTCTTCACTAAACAAGCAATGCGAACTAGAGGAACATTGCAATGTCTAGGTACATAGAGAGCCACACAATGTAAGGTAGGGGGTAGCAATGAACTGATAAGGCACACAGAGAAGACAAGGAGGCACAATTTACCATATGTTGCACATCATTAAGCTCTAGTATAGAGCAGGTTTCGGAGACATTCAGCAAAATCGACAGATCCCTACCCTACACTGAAACTGAAGAGACATTAATCCTACCTAAACATGTAACCGGATCACAGGATGAGATGCATGATTTAAAGCACATCATTAAGCTCTAGTATAGAGCAGGGTTCGGAGACATTCAGGAAAATCGACAGACATTTCCTTCAGGAGTAATTTTGAACTTTCTGAGCAACACAGATCCCTACCCTACACTGAACTGTTCAGGAGTAATTTTAACTTTCTGAGCAACACAGATCCCTACCCTACACTGAACTGAAGAGACATTAATCCTACCTAAACATGTAACCGTATCAGAGGATGAGATGAATGATTTAATGTTCACTTTAAACAGGCCATAGAGCACACCTTTGATCCAGTTCTAGATCGAACAACTATTACACTATCATATCATCAATTAAAAGAACCACATATCGAAAAGAATGCATTGGTTAACCAGAGGACAGTTTCAAGACATTGGATTCACACTCCAATCAATATTAGTACACTACTACGACCAGTTCTACAATCATGGGTCTAGGCATGATCGATCAGATGATGACTGATATACTACTCCAAAATGAGACTTTATTGATCAAGTAAACTGAAACAAAAATGCTATGTCTAGGATAAGTAGGTTCATATAGAACTACAAAATGTAAGGTAGGAAGTAGCCATAGAACTAATAAGCCAGAGACAACACAAACAGGCGCCATTTAGCATATGTTGCACATCTGCGATAAGCAAATTTAAGTCATGAACTCATATCACCATATCTCAAATTCTCAACTGAACGAAACATGCATAAAACATCACCACTTGGTTCGATCCCATCTATCACACGAGAGCGAACAGAGTAAAACTCATACTACTACAAAACGTAATTAAGGTTCTTGCATCTCCTGGGGGAAGACAACCGCCAGGAAGAAGGGGTTCAACACATGCGCGCGCCTACTTCTCGGAGGAGTTGGGGCCGCGCTTCTTGCCGAAGCCGACGACGGCGGTGACGAAGCGGCGGTTGTACTGGATCCTCTTATGCGCGCGGCCGCGGGgctgcttcttcttgtcctGCTTCGCCACCTTGGGCGTCTGCCCGCGCACCTTCCCAGCACGAGCTAGCGATCCGTGCACCTTACCTGCACGAGAAAGATCAACCTCCTGTCAGCATATGGATCGAGTACGACTATGAAGAAGGGGAGTCAGGAATAAGGGATTTACCCATgttgacggcggcggtggcgcgaggAGGCTTTGAGGGCGAGGGAGCTGAGGGTTTGCGGCGGCGCTTGTGGGGTGAAGAGGAAACCCTAGTTGAGGGTCAGAGATTTTATGGGGTGCGGTTGTTTCGGTGCAGAGTCCGTTGGGTAAGTGGGCCGGATTTTACTGGGCCGTAGCCTGTAGCTATTCACTACGGGCCTTGGGTATAAATTGCTAGTTATTTGGGCCTTGCAGAGGTTAATCGAATTTTCCAAAGGTCACCTGTAAGCAGAAGCGGCCTTTTTGTTTTCGAAACGCCGGCAAAAGTGCTTAAGGGCGGCCGGATTCTATTATCGAACTGAAGGAACAAGCCCAAAAGGCCCACGTGTGTTGGTATAGCCAGGAACTCGAAACAACGGGGAATTTTGTTCACGAATCTCAACTCCTAATTTTATACTGAAACACGCTCGGGGTTTATAAAGATGTGCTTCCTgatttattcatttttttctatgtGACCGTACGATAGAGTTTCACTATCGTGAGATAATAATGACTAAAAAAAGGGCAAAACAATTCACCCAGCACCAAAAGTTTCACACACTTGAGGCCATGGCAAAGAACAAGAACTCGCCATGAAATTCTGGGTGGGTGAAGTCAGTCACGCCCTTAAACAAGTCCGCTTCTATACCACATCATTTTTCTCCATTTCCACATCATTCTTCTCCTTTTACTTCTCGCAGCCATCGCTGCATCGCATCGTACCGAATCCATCCGTCAGCAGAACAACTCGCTTGGCTAGCGCTCGCTGAGAGTACAAGACCACGACATGAAAGGGTCGGTcgtctcttttcttttcgacCGATTCGTGGCTGCGAGGACGGACACGACGAGATGGGATCGAACCACGTTCCAGACGTCTCCGAATCCGGATATCACTTCACTTCAGACGATTATATGTCTTCTCGTTGCAAATTACAGAGATAATCATACAAGCACAATGACGCGGTTCTACTACGGCGTCACCGACCCGTTTGTCAACAAGGGATTAATTACTGCAGGCCCCAGATCCAAGCATGGAGTTCTTAAATCATCGATAGGGATCTCaaatgtaaaaaaatgttggaagaacaaagaaaatctTCAGTGTTGATTTAAAATGCTCTACTCTAAATACTACTGGTTCCATTGACTTTTGGAGCAGATTTAACGGGTCTCAAGATCACAACGGGGCAAAGACGAGGCTGTAATTCTGGAAAATTATGTAtcgtctgttttttttccagcTTTCGTGCAATATAGTTTCAGGTTTGCTTTGTCTCACCCTGGAGGAGTGTCAAGCAGGTTACAGGTTTTTCAGAGTGACAAAGACACTTGCTTCAAGAATAGTTCTGCACGGGCTACCGTTCATTTCAAAGTGTGAGAAGGACAAAACAGTTGATCGGAAAAAGTTTGCACACAAAAAAGGCTGGCATATTTCCAGGGATCAAAACTTCGTGCagacaaaaacaaagaacaagTATGCCCATCAGGATTTATTGTGATCTGTTATTTTTAAGCCACTGGTAAATGGGTTCTTGTGCGAGACTCTGACCAGGTAAAAATGGCACACATGAAAGACCCCCTCAAAGAAGAACACATGGCACCGAAGCATAGTCCATGCAACTCAGTCTTGAGATCTTTAAAAACAACAGAGTGAGAAAGAAAATGCTTACCTTGTCCACGAAGATAAGACATTTCTTTCTACCTTTCTTCATGGAGAATTGTCCATGGTTTGAAGCTTTCAAACCAAATTTTggtccaaaaagaaaaatggcaaAGCATTGAGCAATTCTCAGACAGAGCAATACAATTCTTTTGCACCCATTCAAATTTTCCATTCACCAGCAGCCAGTGGCCAAGAAATAATATTTACATGCATACTTGACAGAGTACTAGTCAGTAGAGAAAGTAGGGAATTACTGCTAATTAGACTGcaaaaaggaagaggaagaggaagaaaagaaacgaaATGAACTGGGGAACACTAATCAGCAAGAACAGGGGGAGAAACACGGAGCAAGAAGCTGATTTAGCTTCCAATCCCCCATCCCGTAAACAAGCACACGCTCTTGATCGGTGTTAACTGATTAGTAGAGTAcgttc
This is a stretch of genomic DNA from Brachypodium distachyon strain Bd21 chromosome 1, Brachypodium_distachyon_v3.0, whole genome shotgun sequence. It encodes these proteins:
- the LOC100840195 gene encoding 40S ribosomal protein S30 gives rise to the protein MGKVHGSLARAGKVRGQTPKVAKQDKKKQPRGRAHKRIQYNRRFVTAVVGFGKKRGPNSSEK